A stretch of Triticum aestivum cultivar Chinese Spring chromosome 1D, IWGSC CS RefSeq v2.1, whole genome shotgun sequence DNA encodes these proteins:
- the LOC123169361 gene encoding late embryogenis abundant protein 2, translated as MARVASSCAALVAQRRGFSAAITAIDVSVKKVEEKAVKLGMAATEDTTEDKTAFWEPDPKTGDYRPVTGTKEVDPADLRAEVLKRRLLQQQ; from the exons ATGGCCCGGGTTGCGTCCAGCTGTGCCGCCCTTGTGGCGCAAAG GAGGGGATTTTCCGCCGCGATAACCGCAATCGATGTGTCGGTGAAGAAGGTCGAGGAGAAGGCGGTGAAGCTGGGTATGGCGGCGACGGAGGACACGACGGAGGACAAGACGGCGTTCTGGGAGCCGGACCCCAAGACCGGCGACTACCGGCCGGTGACCGGCACCAAGGAGGTGGATCCGGCCGACCTGCGCGCCGAGGTGCTCAAGCGGAGGTTGCTGCAGCAGCAGTGA